Proteins encoded in a region of the Nitrospirota bacterium genome:
- a CDS encoding leucine--tRNA ligase: protein MKNKYDPIEVEKKWQSIWSERQYFKVLDESSRPKYYCLEMFPYPSGKIHMGHVRVYAIGDVISRYKRLRGFHVLHPMGWDAFGLPAENAAIQKGVHPAIWTIKNIETMRKQLQSMGLSYDWEREVTTCVPEYYRWNQWFFIKMFERGLAYKKKSSVNWCPSCATVLANEQVEEGKCWRCESVVTQKELEQWFFKITAYAEQLLADCDQLKNWPERVLTMQKNWIGKSVGAEIEFEIEGQNRFLSVFTTRPDTLYGISFMSIAPEHPLATVLVKGTPYEKEALSFIEKIKSEDKESRMSETGEKEGVFTGSSVIHPLTGEKIPVWIANFVLVEYGTGAVMAVPAHDQRDFEFAKKYGLPVKVVIQSPEKDIAAELPKGAFVSAGLLVNSGSFNGLHSEEAKGKITEHLEKKGKGKSKTNYRLRDWGVSRQRYWGTPIPMIYCDTCGIQAVPETDLPVLLPTDVPFKGEGGSPLAESKSFLDVACPSCGRPARRETDTMDTFVDSSWYFIRYTSPHSVDQPLDSMNGKFWLPVDQYVGGIEHAVLHLLYSRFFTKVLYDLGLVSIREPFTNLLTQGMVIKDGAKMSKSKGNVVDPDYLIKRYGADTSRLFSLFAAPPEKDLDWNDQGVEGSFRFLNKVWNLFLTWQTALAKIQSEGKTSTPEGKMLLRKTHLTIKKISEDMEKDFHFNTAVAALMELFNSVTEYVAVPAKVDKALLKFTLENFALLLSPFAPHISEELWENLGKSEPIFAPAVRYPWPSFDSAELIAEEMTIVIQVNGKLRGKLEIPFQSEAEEIKEMALHDPKVREWIDGKKIGKVIYVEKKLVNIVVH, encoded by the coding sequence TTGAAGAACAAGTACGATCCCATTGAGGTTGAAAAAAAGTGGCAATCGATCTGGAGCGAAAGGCAATATTTCAAGGTATTGGACGAGTCTTCCAGGCCGAAATACTATTGTCTTGAAATGTTTCCCTATCCTTCCGGGAAAATCCATATGGGGCATGTCCGCGTTTATGCGATCGGAGATGTGATCTCCCGATACAAGAGACTCCGTGGTTTTCATGTTTTGCATCCGATGGGCTGGGACGCGTTCGGCCTTCCGGCCGAAAACGCCGCAATTCAAAAAGGGGTACATCCTGCGATCTGGACCATCAAAAATATCGAGACGATGAGAAAACAGCTCCAGTCGATGGGGCTCTCCTATGACTGGGAGAGGGAAGTGACCACCTGCGTTCCCGAATATTATCGATGGAACCAGTGGTTTTTCATCAAAATGTTTGAAAGAGGACTTGCCTATAAGAAAAAATCGTCGGTGAACTGGTGCCCTTCCTGTGCGACCGTCCTTGCGAATGAGCAGGTTGAAGAGGGAAAATGCTGGCGCTGTGAGTCGGTCGTTACGCAGAAGGAACTGGAACAGTGGTTTTTCAAGATTACCGCTTACGCCGAACAGCTGCTGGCAGACTGCGATCAATTGAAGAACTGGCCCGAAAGAGTCTTGACGATGCAGAAGAACTGGATTGGGAAGAGCGTGGGAGCGGAGATCGAATTTGAAATTGAAGGCCAAAACCGTTTTCTGTCTGTTTTTACTACGAGGCCAGACACTTTATATGGTATCAGTTTCATGAGTATTGCACCGGAACATCCCCTGGCGACGGTTCTGGTCAAAGGGACCCCGTACGAAAAGGAAGCACTTTCGTTTATCGAAAAAATAAAAAGTGAAGACAAAGAGAGCCGGATGTCGGAAACTGGCGAAAAAGAGGGCGTATTTACAGGTTCGTCCGTCATTCATCCTTTGACCGGGGAAAAAATACCCGTTTGGATCGCAAACTTTGTCCTGGTGGAATATGGCACGGGGGCGGTCATGGCTGTTCCTGCGCACGACCAGCGCGATTTCGAATTTGCCAAAAAATACGGCCTTCCTGTCAAGGTGGTAATTCAGTCTCCGGAGAAGGATATCGCCGCCGAGTTGCCCAAGGGAGCATTTGTTTCAGCGGGTTTGTTAGTCAATTCAGGGTCTTTTAATGGCCTTCACTCTGAAGAAGCCAAAGGAAAAATCACCGAACATCTTGAAAAAAAAGGGAAAGGGAAGAGTAAGACAAATTACCGGTTGAGGGATTGGGGTGTATCCCGACAACGTTACTGGGGAACTCCGATTCCGATGATTTATTGCGACACGTGCGGGATTCAGGCGGTTCCCGAAACGGATCTGCCCGTTCTCCTGCCAACCGATGTCCCCTTTAAGGGAGAAGGGGGGTCTCCCCTTGCCGAATCAAAAAGTTTTCTTGACGTGGCGTGTCCCAGTTGTGGCAGACCGGCCAGACGTGAGACCGATACGATGGACACCTTTGTCGATTCTTCATGGTATTTCATACGATATACTTCTCCTCATTCTGTTGACCAACCTCTTGATTCAATGAATGGAAAATTTTGGCTCCCGGTAGACCAATATGTGGGCGGGATCGAACATGCCGTTCTCCATCTCCTCTATTCCCGCTTTTTCACCAAGGTTCTTTATGATTTGGGTCTGGTCTCGATTCGTGAGCCGTTTACCAACCTTCTGACTCAGGGAATGGTGATTAAAGATGGCGCGAAGATGTCCAAATCGAAAGGGAATGTGGTGGATCCCGACTATTTGATTAAACGCTACGGTGCAGATACGTCGCGCCTGTTCTCGCTTTTTGCGGCTCCTCCCGAGAAAGATCTCGATTGGAACGATCAGGGAGTCGAAGGTTCTTTCAGATTCCTAAACAAGGTCTGGAATCTCTTTTTAACCTGGCAGACTGCTTTGGCCAAAATACAATCTGAGGGGAAGACTTCGACCCCAGAGGGAAAAATGCTTCTGAGGAAAACCCACCTGACGATCAAAAAAATTAGCGAAGATATGGAAAAGGATTTCCATTTTAATACGGCGGTGGCGGCGCTCATGGAGCTTTTTAATTCTGTGACGGAGTATGTTGCCGTTCCCGCCAAAGTGGACAAGGCTCTTCTCAAGTTTACGCTGGAAAATTTTGCTCTTCTACTCTCTCCCTTTGCACCGCACATTTCAGAAGAGCTTTGGGAAAATCTGGGAAAATCCGAACCAATCTTTGCACCTGCTGTCCGGTATCCCTGGCCCTCATTTGATTCTGCCGAGTTGATTGCGGAAGAAATGACCATTGTGATCCAGGTTAACGGGAAATTGAGAGGAAAGCTGGAAATCCCTTTTCAATCGGAA